A single region of the Streptomyces sp. NBC_01803 genome encodes:
- a CDS encoding bifunctional acetate--CoA ligase family protein/GNAT family N-acetyltransferase — MRTPALPHYPAHWEADVVLRDGGTAHIRPITPADADRLVSFYERVSDESKYYRFFAPYPRLSARDVHRFTHHDYVDRVGLAATVGDEFLATVRYDRVDEEGRAASGNADRAEVAFLVQDAHQGRGLASALLEHIAAVARERGIRRFEAEVLPANNKMIKVFTDAGYSQRRSFADGSVHLTLDLEPTAASVEVMRAREQRAEARSVQRLLAPGSVAVIGAGRRPGGAGRTVLAGLLGGGFTGEVYAVNAALGPDRTVLEGVPAFRSVRDISAPVDLAVLAVPADRVAEVVAECGEHGVQGVVVLAAGHSREEQRELVHLARSYGMRIIGPNAFGVINTAPSVRLNASPAPRLPSAGRIGLFTQSAAIGIAVLDELERRGAGLSTFLSAGNRADLSGNDALQHWYEDPATDVVLMYLESVGNPRKFTRIARRTAAAGKPVVVVRGGRHSGGAPPHGHAVPAGRTPDSTVSALLSQAGVIEVDTAVELVDTGLLLARQPLPQGPNVAVVGNAEALGLIAHDACRAQGLRPLPLASLGSGATPTDYHRALSGALADPGVDAVVVTALPIVGEDTRVTHDLDLMAALHTAVADAKADKPVVVTHLALEELAAALNVQGIPAYPSAERAVRALAQAVRHAQWRAKAAAPGRVPEFDDIHEHVAARLLADLIGPAAPAVPAVLAAPGGPGTPVGQERTRLLLGAYGIPLLSALPAPDEEAAAAAARRIGFPVALKATAPQLRHRSDLGGIRLGIATEAELRGAYAELTRQLGSPAELQPVVQAMAPRGVDTVVRATVDPAIGAVLSFGLAGPPSELLGDLAHRLLPVTDRDAAELVRSIRAAPMLFGWRGARPVDTAALEELLLRLGRLVDDRPEISVVELEPVVVGSRGATALAATVWVAPPPPRADLGPRRLPAY; from the coding sequence ATGCGGACACCCGCCCTGCCTCACTACCCGGCCCACTGGGAAGCCGATGTGGTGCTCCGGGACGGGGGCACCGCGCACATCAGGCCCATCACCCCGGCGGACGCCGACCGGCTGGTGAGCTTCTACGAGCGGGTGTCCGACGAGTCGAAGTACTACCGGTTCTTCGCGCCCTACCCCCGGCTCTCCGCCCGCGACGTGCACCGATTCACCCACCACGACTACGTGGACCGGGTGGGGCTGGCCGCCACGGTCGGCGACGAGTTCCTCGCGACCGTCCGCTACGACCGGGTGGACGAGGAGGGGCGGGCCGCCTCCGGGAACGCCGACCGCGCGGAGGTCGCGTTCCTCGTCCAGGACGCCCACCAGGGCCGGGGCCTGGCCTCCGCCCTCCTCGAACACATCGCGGCGGTCGCCAGGGAGCGCGGCATCCGGCGCTTCGAGGCGGAGGTGCTGCCCGCCAACAACAAGATGATCAAGGTGTTCACGGACGCCGGCTACTCCCAGCGCCGCAGCTTCGCCGACGGCTCCGTCCACCTCACCCTCGACCTGGAGCCCACCGCCGCGTCCGTCGAGGTGATGCGTGCCCGGGAGCAGCGCGCCGAGGCCAGATCCGTGCAGCGGCTGCTGGCCCCCGGCAGCGTCGCCGTCATCGGTGCCGGCCGCCGCCCCGGCGGCGCCGGGCGCACCGTGCTCGCGGGCCTGCTCGGCGGCGGCTTCACCGGTGAGGTGTACGCGGTCAACGCCGCCCTCGGCCCGGACCGGACCGTGCTGGAGGGCGTGCCCGCCTTCCGGTCCGTGCGGGACATCTCCGCCCCCGTCGACCTGGCCGTGCTCGCCGTGCCGGCCGACCGGGTGGCCGAAGTCGTGGCCGAGTGCGGCGAGCACGGGGTGCAGGGCGTGGTGGTGCTGGCCGCCGGGCACAGCCGGGAGGAGCAGCGCGAGCTGGTGCACCTGGCCCGTTCGTACGGCATGCGGATCATCGGGCCGAACGCGTTCGGCGTGATCAACACCGCGCCCTCCGTCCGGCTCAACGCCAGCCCCGCGCCCCGCCTGCCCAGCGCCGGCCGGATCGGCCTGTTCACCCAGTCCGCCGCCATCGGCATCGCCGTCCTGGACGAGCTGGAACGGCGCGGCGCCGGCCTGTCCACCTTCCTCTCCGCCGGCAACCGGGCGGACCTGTCCGGCAATGACGCGCTCCAGCACTGGTACGAGGACCCGGCCACCGACGTCGTCCTCATGTACCTCGAATCCGTCGGCAACCCGCGGAAGTTCACCCGCATCGCCCGCCGCACCGCCGCCGCGGGCAAGCCGGTCGTCGTGGTGCGCGGCGGACGGCACAGCGGTGGCGCCCCGCCGCACGGCCACGCCGTCCCGGCCGGGCGGACCCCCGACAGCACCGTCTCGGCGCTGCTCAGCCAGGCCGGCGTCATCGAGGTGGACACCGCCGTCGAACTCGTCGACACCGGGCTGCTCCTCGCCCGCCAGCCGCTGCCCCAGGGCCCGAACGTCGCCGTCGTCGGCAACGCCGAGGCGCTCGGGCTGATCGCCCACGACGCCTGCCGCGCCCAGGGCCTGCGCCCGTTGCCGCTGGCCAGCCTGGGCTCCGGGGCGACCCCGACCGACTACCACCGGGCGCTGTCCGGCGCCCTGGCCGACCCGGGCGTCGACGCCGTCGTGGTCACCGCGCTGCCGATCGTCGGCGAGGACACCCGGGTCACCCACGACCTCGACCTGATGGCCGCCCTGCACACCGCCGTCGCCGACGCCAAGGCCGACAAGCCCGTGGTCGTCACCCACCTCGCCCTGGAAGAGCTGGCCGCCGCGCTCAACGTCCAGGGCATCCCCGCCTACCCGTCCGCCGAACGGGCCGTCCGCGCCCTGGCCCAGGCCGTCCGGCACGCCCAGTGGCGCGCCAAGGCCGCCGCGCCGGGCCGCGTTCCGGAGTTCGACGATATCCACGAACACGTCGCGGCCCGGCTGCTGGCCGACCTCATCGGCCCCGCCGCGCCCGCGGTACCGGCCGTCCTCGCCGCGCCGGGCGGCCCCGGCACCCCCGTCGGCCAGGAGCGCACCCGCCTCCTGCTCGGCGCCTACGGCATCCCGCTGCTGTCCGCGCTGCCCGCCCCCGACGAGGAGGCCGCCGCCGCGGCGGCCCGCCGGATCGGCTTCCCGGTGGCCCTGAAGGCCACCGCCCCCCAGCTGCGGCACCGGTCCGATCTGGGCGGCATCCGGCTCGGCATCGCCACCGAGGCCGAACTGCGCGGCGCCTACGCCGAGCTGACCCGGCAGCTCGGCAGCCCCGCCGAGCTCCAGCCGGTCGTCCAGGCGATGGCGCCGCGCGGCGTGGACACCGTGGTGCGGGCCACCGTCGATCCGGCCATCGGCGCGGTTCTCTCCTTCGGCCTGGCCGGACCGCCCTCCGAGCTGCTCGGCGACCTCGCCCACCGGCTGCTGCCCGTCACCGACCGGGACGCCGCCGAGCTGGTCCGCTCCATCCGCGCCGCCCCCATGCTGTTCGGCTGGCGCGGTGCGCGCCCGGTCGACACCGCGGCGCTGGAGGAGCTGCTGCTGCGCCTGGGGCGCCTGGTCGACGACCGGCCCGAGATCTCCGTCGTCGAGCTGGAGCCGGTCGTCGTCGGCTCGCGCGGCGCGACGGCGCTGGCCGCGACGGTGTGGGTGGCGCCGCCGCCACCGCGCGCGGACCTGGGCCCGCGTCGCCTCCCGGCGTACTGA
- a CDS encoding GntR family transcriptional regulator: protein MRISAHTVCTAIRDDIVGGVLPPGTRLAEEQLAQRYGVSRVPVREALRTLESEGFVVSRRHAGACVAQLGDREAADLLDIRALLEPLGAARAAQRRTEAHLKVLRGLVRLGRQRAGQGQEADLRSLGDWFHETVAQATCSPGLTALLVQLRRKITWLYAAEPVSRAVVVWQERGALVDAIARGDAERARALSAAQLERATPTRRQFRSVAVRSPKPAVNTVRGQI, encoded by the coding sequence ATGCGTATCTCCGCGCACACGGTATGCACGGCGATCCGTGACGACATTGTCGGTGGAGTCCTGCCACCCGGCACGCGGCTGGCCGAGGAGCAGCTCGCCCAGCGGTACGGCGTCTCCCGGGTCCCGGTGCGCGAGGCGCTGCGCACGCTGGAGTCCGAGGGCTTCGTCGTCTCCCGGCGCCACGCCGGGGCCTGTGTGGCGCAGCTCGGCGACCGCGAGGCGGCGGACCTGCTGGACATAAGGGCGCTGCTGGAGCCGCTGGGCGCGGCCCGGGCGGCGCAGCGGCGCACCGAGGCGCACCTCAAGGTCCTGCGCGGGCTCGTCCGGCTCGGGCGTCAGCGCGCAGGCCAGGGACAGGAAGCGGACCTGCGGTCGCTGGGCGACTGGTTCCACGAGACGGTGGCCCAGGCGACGTGCAGTCCCGGCCTCACGGCCCTGCTGGTGCAGCTGCGGCGCAAGATCACCTGGCTGTACGCGGCGGAGCCGGTCTCCCGGGCCGTGGTGGTCTGGCAGGAGCGCGGCGCCCTGGTGGACGCCATCGCGCGCGGTGACGCGGAGCGGGCGCGGGCCCTGTCGGCGGCCCAGCTCGAACGGGCGACGCCGACCCGCCGCCAGTTTCGCTCGGTCGCCGTGAGGAGCCCGAAACCTGCCGTAAACACGGTTCGCGGCCAGATTTAA
- a CDS encoding HPr family phosphocarrier protein, producing the protein MAERRVSIGWAEGLHARPASIFVRAATATGVPVTIAKKGGTPVNAASMLAVLSLGAEGGEEVVLASPTDDTTAAEAALDRLAKLVSEGLEELPETV; encoded by the coding sequence ATGGCCGAGCGCCGCGTCTCCATCGGCTGGGCCGAAGGGCTACACGCCCGTCCCGCCTCGATCTTCGTCCGCGCCGCGACCGCCACCGGCGTGCCGGTGACCATCGCCAAGAAGGGCGGCACTCCCGTGAACGCCGCCTCGATGCTGGCCGTTCTCAGCCTCGGTGCCGAGGGCGGCGAGGAAGTCGTGCTGGCTTCCCCGACCGACGACACGACGGCCGCCGAGGCCGCTCTCGACCGTCTGGCGAAGCTCGTTTCCGAAGGACTTGAGGAGCTTCCGGAAACCGTGTGA
- a CDS encoding M16 family metallopeptidase, translating into MTDATTTPLHPRPVGGEPRPWAFPAPERSSLPNGLTVLRSHRPGQRVIAVEMNLTAPLETEPQGQEGVATIMARAFNEGTDKHTAEEFAAELERCGATLDAHADHAGLRVSLEVPASRLTKALGLLADALRAPAFADSEIERLVRNRLDEIPHELANPGRRAAMALYAALFPAESRMSRPRQGTAETVERIDAKAVRAFYDAHIRPAAATAVVVGDLTGIDLDAALKETLGTWTGSAAEPPVWSSADVNDAARVVIVHRPGAVQTQLLIGRTGPDRHDPVYPARRLGIYCLGGTITSRLDRVLREEKGYTYGIRAFSQVLRSSADGSGLALLGIRGSVATDVTGPALADLWQVLRTLAAEGLTDDERDAAVQYLVGVAPLSFETAAAVAGTLADQVEEELPDDYQARLYARLAETGAVEASAAVVRALPADGLVTVLVGDAEQIAGPVRDLGIGEVTVVGG; encoded by the coding sequence GTGACGGACGCCACCACCACGCCACTCCACCCGCGGCCGGTGGGCGGGGAGCCCAGGCCGTGGGCGTTCCCGGCACCGGAGCGGAGCAGCCTGCCCAACGGGCTGACGGTGCTGCGCAGTCACCGGCCCGGCCAGCGCGTCATCGCGGTCGAGATGAACCTGACCGCGCCGCTGGAGACGGAGCCACAGGGGCAGGAGGGCGTGGCCACCATCATGGCCCGTGCCTTCAACGAGGGCACCGACAAGCACACGGCCGAGGAGTTCGCCGCCGAGCTCGAACGCTGCGGCGCCACGCTCGACGCCCACGCCGACCACGCGGGTCTGCGCGTCTCGCTGGAGGTCCCCGCCTCCCGGCTGACCAAGGCGCTCGGGCTCCTCGCCGACGCGCTGCGTGCCCCCGCCTTCGCGGACAGCGAAATCGAGCGGCTGGTCCGCAACCGGCTGGACGAGATCCCGCACGAGCTGGCAAACCCCGGGCGCCGCGCGGCGATGGCGCTGTACGCGGCGCTGTTCCCGGCCGAGTCCCGGATGTCGCGGCCCCGGCAGGGCACGGCGGAGACCGTGGAGCGGATCGACGCCAAGGCGGTGCGCGCCTTCTACGACGCGCACATCAGGCCCGCCGCGGCCACCGCCGTCGTCGTCGGCGACCTCACCGGGATCGACCTGGACGCGGCGCTCAAGGAGACCCTGGGCACGTGGACCGGGTCCGCCGCCGAGCCGCCCGTCTGGTCGTCGGCCGATGTGAACGACGCCGCCCGGGTCGTCATCGTGCACCGTCCGGGCGCGGTGCAGACCCAGCTCCTCATCGGGCGGACCGGCCCCGACCGGCACGACCCGGTGTACCCCGCGCGCCGGCTCGGCATCTACTGCCTGGGTGGCACGATCACCTCCCGGCTGGACCGGGTGCTGCGCGAGGAAAAGGGCTACACGTACGGCATCCGCGCGTTCAGCCAGGTGCTGCGCTCCAGTGCGGACGGCTCGGGTCTGGCGCTGCTCGGCATCCGGGGCTCGGTGGCCACGGACGTCACCGGCCCGGCGCTGGCCGACCTGTGGCAGGTGCTGCGCACGCTGGCCGCCGAGGGGCTGACGGACGACGAGCGGGACGCGGCCGTGCAGTACCTGGTGGGGGTGGCGCCGCTCAGCTTCGAGACGGCGGCGGCGGTGGCGGGCACGCTGGCCGACCAGGTCGAGGAGGAACTGCCGGACGACTACCAGGCGCGGTTGTACGCCAGGCTGGCCGAGACCGGCGCGGTGGAGGCGTCCGCGGCCGTGGTCCGGGCGCTGCCCGCCGACGGGCTGGTGACCGTGCTCGTCGGGGACGCCGAGCAGATCGCGGGGCCGGTCCGGGACCTCGGAATCGGCGAGGTCACCGTCGTCGGCGGCTGA